From one Candidatus Fusobacterium pullicola genomic stretch:
- the tadA gene encoding Flp pilus assembly complex ATPase component TadA, whose translation MINTDRKVWIKKLGEGFIDTNKLADNNKTMNILKILATLNELSLNEENPRLSAELIYKLTDEEKYKKARLEGLIPPVVANPKFNIRKKIPVTKRLEDYLKDKFITQEQYDYFIQAVKDKKNILIVGGTDTGKTTFANALLGIMDSLNERLIIVEEVEELQTKAQNVDRITITEGVFSSTEALKSCMRLSPERIIFGEVRGAESYDLLGAFNSGHSGGLSTIHANDGQGGLKKLEMYNQLACQKPMSEFIVLGINILITLKMENYKRYLDEIVELDGYNPTTHMYELKTIYKRK comes from the coding sequence ATGATAAATACAGACAGGAAAGTCTGGATAAAGAAACTTGGAGAAGGATTTATAGATACTAATAAATTAGCTGATAATAATAAGACTATGAATATATTAAAAATATTGGCAACTTTAAATGAATTATCTTTAAATGAAGAAAACCCAAGATTATCAGCAGAACTAATTTATAAATTAACAGATGAAGAGAAATATAAAAAAGCAAGACTTGAAGGATTAATACCTCCAGTTGTTGCTAATCCTAAATTTAACATTAGAAAAAAAATTCCAGTAACTAAAAGATTAGAAGATTATTTAAAAGATAAATTTATTACTCAAGAACAATATGATTATTTTATTCAAGCAGTAAAAGATAAAAAAAATATTCTAATAGTAGGTGGAACAGATACAGGGAAAACTACCTTTGCTAATGCTCTTTTAGGGATAATGGATAGCCTGAATGAAAGACTAATTATAGTAGAGGAAGTAGAAGAATTACAAACAAAAGCTCAAAATGTAGATAGAATAACAATAACTGAAGGTGTTTTTAGCTCAACAGAAGCTTTAAAATCTTGTATGAGATTATCTCCAGAAAGAATTATCTTTGGGGAGGTTAGAGGAGCAGAAAGTTATGATTTACTTGGAGCATTTAACTCTGGACACTCTGGAGGACTAAGTACTATTCATGCTAATGATGGACAAGGAGGATTGAAAAAACTTGAAATGTATAATCAACTAGCTTGTCAAAAACCTATGAGTGAATTTATAGTATTAGGAATAAACATTTTAATTACATTAAAAATGGAAAATTATAAAAGATATTTAGATGAAATAGTAGAACTAGATGGTTATAATCCTACAACTCATATGTATGAACTAAAAACAATTTATAAAAGAAAATAG
- a CDS encoding VirB3 family type IV secretion system protein: MNTKMPLYRGMTIDKTVRGLPRNIFYSLCMAGIISVAVFNNIYILIPFLLIYFILRTINKKDSKMLENFIRRSLKKYISY, encoded by the coding sequence ATGAATACTAAAATGCCACTTTATCGAGGTATGACAATAGATAAAACTGTAAGAGGATTACCTAGAAATATATTTTATTCATTATGTATGGCAGGAATTATTTCTGTTGCAGTATTTAATAATATTTATATACTAATTCCTTTTTTATTAATATATTTCATTTTAAGGACAATTAATAAAAAAGATAGCAAAATGCTTGAAAACTTCATAAGAAGAAGTTTAAAGAAATACATTAGTTATTAG